A DNA window from Helianthus annuus cultivar XRQ/B chromosome 15, HanXRQr2.0-SUNRISE, whole genome shotgun sequence contains the following coding sequences:
- the LOC110912513 gene encoding uncharacterized protein LOC110912513 — protein sequence MVDVDRRMTGLNPAHLAGLRRLSARAATSSPSTPLPPRNSLISFTSLSNKVLTHLKNSGIQVQPGLSDKEFARAEAEFGFAFPPDLKAILSAGLPVGPGFPDWRSTGSARQQLRSTLELPIASISFHIARNALWSKSWGVRPVEPEKAMRIARSFLKRAPLLVPVFNHCYIPCKPTLAGNPVFYVDENQIFCCGFDLSDFFDREKSTVFVKCNPHPQNVMKQKQKQVRVNGNGKSNGMLSNVSRRSLDAVSGGRVPRWVEFWSDAAVDHCRRKSSSCCSSSSSSSPDRYFEIPRTGVPNWVDKYVQEIGSVLKAGGWADSDVVDIVDVGSSGFFDSEMVLLDNQAVLDALLVKANRLAESLQKAGWSSEDVSDAFGFDFRPAKERKPVNLSPEVLAKIGRLAESVSKS from the coding sequence ATGGTGGACGTTGACAGAAGAATGACCGGCCTAAACCCCGCACACCTCGCCGGCCTCCGCCGCCTCTCCGCCAGAGCCGCCACATCATCACCGTCAACCCCACTTCCACCTCGCAACAGCCTCATCTCCTTCACATCCTTATCCAACAAAGTCTTGACCCATTTAAAAAACTCCGGTATCCAAGTCCAACCCGGGTTATCCGACAAAGAATTCGCTAGAGCAGAAGCCGAATTCGGGTTCGCATTCCCACCCGATCTTAAAGCCATTCTCTCAGCCGGGTTGCCCGTCGGACCCGGTTTTCCAGACTGGCGGTCAACCGGGTCTGCCCGGCAACAACTACGATCCACACTCGAACTCCCTATAGCTTCCATATCTTTCCATATCGCGAGAAACGCATTGTGGTCGAAATCGTGGGGGGTTCGACCGGTCGAACCGGAAAAGGCTATGAGGATAGCGAGAAGTTTTTTAAAACGGGCACCGCTTTTGGTGCCCGTCTTTAACCACTGTTACATTCCATGTAAACCGACACTAGCTGGTAACCCGGTTTTTTACGTTGACGAAAACCAGATATTTTGTTGTGGGTTTGATCTGTCTGATTTTTTTGATAGAGAAAAATCTACAGTGTTTGTTAAGTGTAATCCACATCCACAAAATGTAATGAAACAAAAACAGAAGCAAGTTAGAGTTAACGGCAATGGAAAAAGTAACGGAATGTTGAGTAATGTTTCACGGCGTAGTCTTGACGCCGTCTCTGGTGGGAGAGTTCCAAGATGGGTGGAGTTTTGGAGTGATGCTGCCGTTGACCACTGTAGAAGAAAGTCAAGCTCATgttgttcatcttcatcttcatcgtcACCAGACCGGTATTTTGAAATACCAAGAACCGGTGTGCCAAACTGGGTTGATAAATATGTTCAAGAGATCGGGTCGGTTTTGAAAGCGGGTGGGTGGGCTGATTCGGATGTGGTGGATATTGTTGACGTGGGTTCGTCCGGTTTTTTTGATAGTGAGATGGTGTTGCTGGATAATCAGGCTGTTCTTGATGCGCTTCTTGTTAAGGCGAATCGCTTGGCGGAGTCGCTCCAGAAAGCCGGGTGGAGCTCCGAAGATGTTTCGGATGCGTTCGGGTTTGATTTTAGACCCGCGAAAGAGCGGAAACCGGTTAATTTGTCGCCGGAGGTGTTGGCGAAGATTGGAAGACTTGCGGAATCTGTTTCGAAATCTTGA